A part of Pectobacterium cacticida genomic DNA contains:
- a CDS encoding YlaC family protein — MDEVKRLLTEEIERINREEKRDNKIRFSRKFMRSHPYLFAAMLVSYLPVAFILFYAPYFGLPYLIGFTVFLLVMTLALSADINPTYHFEDIDALDLRVCYNGEWFTIRHVSQDTLDQLLRNAQVPPAVKAGIEKIQQTKGEVDFYDIFSLAYRQQPST, encoded by the coding sequence ATGGACGAAGTAAAACGCCTTCTGACCGAAGAAATCGAACGCATTAACCGAGAAGAAAAACGCGACAATAAAATACGTTTTAGCCGTAAATTCATGCGGTCCCATCCCTATTTATTTGCTGCGATGCTGGTGAGCTACCTGCCGGTGGCGTTTATTCTCTTCTATGCCCCTTATTTTGGTTTACCGTATCTGATCGGTTTTACCGTTTTTCTGCTGGTGATGACGCTGGCGCTCTCGGCCGATATTAACCCGACCTACCACTTTGAAGACATCGATGCCTTGGATTTACGCGTATGTTATAACGGCGAGTGGTTTACGATCCGTCACGTATCGCAGGACACGCTGGATCAGTTGCTACGCAATGCGCAGGTGCCGCCCGCGGTGAAAGCGGGGATAGAGAAAATTCAGCAGACCAAAGGCGAAGTTGATTTCTACGATATTTTCTCACTGGCTTATCGACAGCAGCCTTCAACCTGA
- a CDS encoding glutamine amidotransferase, producing MSEKVLLVIQLGQPPQGIAAQVGQQGEWFCDAVQGQGKTQPVQVVRPDLGEPLPPFDAVAAVIITGSWSMVTDRLEWSEYTAGWLREAFHADVPLLGVCYGHQLLADALGGKVGDNPNGKEVGVQVVTTNDAAAQDPLLRDFPPQFGAYLTHQQSVLEAPEGAQVLASSQMDGCQIIRYSDKVLTVQFHPEFNANIMCACLRHNATALRQDGYDVEQMMTIPQEPVWARKILLDFVQRYAAK from the coding sequence ATGAGCGAAAAGGTATTGTTGGTGATTCAGTTGGGGCAACCGCCGCAAGGGATTGCCGCGCAGGTGGGGCAACAAGGGGAATGGTTTTGCGATGCGGTACAGGGCCAGGGAAAAACGCAGCCAGTGCAGGTAGTGCGCCCCGATCTGGGTGAACCGTTACCGCCATTTGACGCGGTAGCGGCGGTGATTATCACCGGCTCATGGTCGATGGTTACCGATCGGCTGGAGTGGAGTGAATACACCGCAGGTTGGCTGCGAGAAGCATTCCACGCGGATGTCCCGCTATTGGGCGTCTGTTATGGACATCAACTGCTGGCCGATGCGCTGGGTGGTAAAGTGGGTGATAACCCGAACGGCAAGGAAGTCGGTGTTCAGGTGGTGACAACGAATGACGCCGCGGCGCAAGATCCCTTATTGCGTGATTTTCCACCGCAGTTCGGCGCTTACCTGACGCATCAACAATCTGTGTTGGAAGCGCCCGAAGGCGCGCAGGTGCTGGCAAGCTCACAGATGGACGGTTGCCAGATTATCCGTTATAGCGACAAGGTTCTGACCGTACAATTCCATCCTGAATTCAACGCTAACATCATGTGCGCGTGCCTGCGCCATAATGCAACGGCGCTGCGACAGGACGGTTACGATGTCGAACAGATGATGACCATCCCGCAAGAGCCGGTTTGGGCGCGTAAAATTCTACTGGATTTTGTACAACGTTACGCGGCGAAATAG
- the fdhE gene encoding formate dehydrogenase accessory protein FdhE, producing MSIRIVPQEQLAQNEKRASEGHIPPLLFANLKSLYSSRAERLRQLAENHPLGDYLTFAAGVVEAQQKVLHDHPLQRDLSHVLAQSGERPPLDIAVFPRDAHWLTLLRALIEELKPGASGQVFSTLENLEKTSEQELEEQATALLQHEFHAESNDKAPFIWAALSLFWAQMASLLPGKARAIPGEHRQFCPVCGSIPVSGVVQLGSSSGLRYLHCNLCESEWHMVRIKCSNCEASNDLNYWSLDSENAAIKAESCGYCGTYLKLLYQEKDHRVEAVADDLASLVLDVKMEEEGFSRSSINPFLFPESAIE from the coding sequence ATGAGTATTCGCATTGTTCCTCAGGAACAGTTAGCCCAGAATGAAAAACGGGCGTCGGAAGGACATATTCCCCCACTGCTTTTCGCCAATCTAAAAAGTCTGTACAGCAGTCGCGCGGAGCGTCTGCGCCAGTTGGCTGAAAATCACCCGCTGGGGGATTATCTCACCTTCGCCGCAGGCGTGGTGGAGGCCCAGCAGAAGGTATTACACGATCATCCGTTACAGCGTGATCTTAGTCACGTGCTGGCCCAGTCCGGCGAACGCCCGCCGCTCGATATCGCGGTGTTCCCGCGTGATGCGCATTGGCTCACGTTACTGCGAGCGCTGATCGAAGAATTGAAACCGGGAGCCAGCGGGCAGGTTTTCTCTACGCTGGAGAACCTGGAAAAAACCTCGGAGCAGGAACTGGAAGAACAGGCGACGGCATTGCTGCAACATGAATTTCATGCTGAAAGCAATGATAAAGCCCCCTTCATCTGGGCGGCGCTATCACTGTTTTGGGCGCAAATGGCTAGCCTGTTGCCGGGTAAGGCGCGCGCCATTCCCGGCGAACATCGTCAATTCTGCCCGGTGTGTGGCAGCATTCCGGTGTCAGGCGTGGTGCAGTTAGGGTCGTCCAGCGGGCTACGTTACTTACACTGTAACCTGTGTGAGAGCGAATGGCATATGGTGCGGATAAAGTGCAGTAACTGTGAAGCCTCAAACGATCTTAATTATTGGTCGCTGGATAGTGAAAATGCCGCCATTAAAGCGGAAAGTTGCGGTTATTGCGGCACCTACCTGAAGCTGTTATATCAGGAAAAAGATCACCGAGTGGAAGCTGTCGCCGACGATCTGGCTTCGCTGGTGCTGGATGTGAAAATGGAAGAAGAAGGTTTTTCTCGCAGTAGCATTAATCCCTTTCTATTCCCGGAAAGTGCGATCGAATAA
- a CDS encoding membrane-bound PQQ-dependent dehydrogenase, glucose/quinate/shikimate family has protein sequence MAKPLASRLQRLWLLILGLIITGIGVFFVYFGIKLMNLGGSPYFLISGIALLVSGVLIWRKSVVGAYVYAAVLLGTAVWALWDVGLDFWPLVSRLLTLAGIAILVALSLPLLRNRAGEQPGWRVAGGAAGALALAFVATVGGMFVPHEPVPFSGAQLPLVPVKPGEEQRNWAHYGNTSGGSRFVALDQITRDNVKDLQVAWTYRTGDVPVSPGGGGAEDQETPLQVGNRLFLCTPHNNIIAVDATSGKQLWKTEIGAHQKKWMRCRGLAYFDVTQPLVQPELPGSTPVKPVSVAAGAVCQRRILMNSVTPELIAVDADTGAFCPDFGTNGRVDLSAHMGKGGDTGEYYPTSAPTLAGTTIVIGGRVADNVSLDMPGGVVRGFDVITGKLRWAFDPGHPQDTTEPAPGQDYTRSTPNVWAPMSYDPQSNTVFMPTGSAAIDLWGVKRSSLDREFGASMVAVDASTGRVKWVYQTVHNDLWDFDVPMQPSFVNFPSADGKSVPALVFGTKAGQLFVLDRATGKPLTKVEERKVDQGEIPDEVYSPTQPVSVGMPQIGADVLKESDMWGATPFDQLLCRIHFKSKRYNGLFTPPGHDPSLNLPGSLGGMNWGGLSTDPVNNYLFVNDMRVGLEVQLVPTSAADRGKKSDGNEAASINRPVPLDGTPYSVNAKVRFMSPIEIPCQKPPYGTLTAVDLTTQKIVWQVPVGTVKDTGPFGIKMGLPIPIGMPTIGGTLATQGGLVFIASTQDYYLRAFDSSTGKEVWKARLPVGSQGTPISYKSPIDGKQYVVISAGGARNSPDRGDYVIAYRLP, from the coding sequence ATGGCAAAACCACTTGCGTCCAGATTGCAGCGTTTGTGGCTGTTGATCTTGGGCTTAATCATCACGGGGATAGGCGTTTTTTTCGTCTATTTTGGTATCAAACTGATGAATTTGGGAGGGAGTCCCTATTTTCTGATATCCGGCATAGCCTTGCTGGTATCCGGTGTTCTGATTTGGCGTAAAAGCGTCGTAGGCGCTTATGTGTATGCGGCCGTCTTATTGGGAACCGCCGTGTGGGCATTATGGGATGTGGGGCTTGATTTCTGGCCGCTGGTGTCACGTTTGCTCACGCTGGCAGGGATTGCCATACTGGTCGCGTTGTCACTACCGTTATTGCGTAATCGCGCAGGCGAACAACCCGGTTGGCGTGTCGCAGGGGGGGCGGCGGGGGCATTGGCGCTGGCCTTTGTTGCTACAGTAGGTGGGATGTTTGTTCCTCATGAGCCAGTGCCTTTTTCCGGTGCTCAACTGCCGTTAGTCCCGGTTAAACCCGGAGAAGAGCAGCGGAACTGGGCTCACTATGGCAACACGTCAGGCGGATCGCGCTTCGTGGCGTTAGATCAGATCACGCGTGATAACGTGAAAGATCTCCAGGTCGCATGGACATATCGTACCGGTGATGTGCCAGTAAGCCCGGGGGGTGGGGGGGCCGAGGATCAGGAGACGCCGTTGCAGGTGGGCAATCGGCTATTTCTTTGTACCCCGCATAACAACATCATTGCCGTGGATGCGACGAGCGGCAAACAGCTATGGAAAACGGAAATCGGCGCCCATCAGAAAAAGTGGATGCGCTGCCGGGGGCTAGCCTATTTTGACGTCACACAGCCGCTGGTGCAGCCGGAGTTGCCGGGTTCAACGCCCGTCAAACCCGTCTCAGTAGCGGCAGGCGCGGTTTGTCAGCGCCGTATTCTGATGAATAGCGTGACGCCGGAACTGATCGCGGTGGATGCGGACACCGGCGCGTTTTGTCCGGATTTCGGCACCAATGGTCGGGTCGATCTCAGTGCGCACATGGGTAAAGGGGGAGACACTGGCGAATATTATCCGACCTCAGCGCCAACGCTGGCGGGTACGACCATCGTTATCGGCGGTAGAGTGGCGGATAATGTCAGCCTCGATATGCCGGGCGGTGTCGTGCGCGGGTTTGATGTGATTACCGGTAAGCTACGCTGGGCGTTCGATCCCGGTCACCCGCAGGACACAACAGAACCCGCGCCGGGTCAGGATTATACGCGCTCCACGCCTAACGTCTGGGCGCCCATGTCCTACGATCCGCAGTCAAATACGGTATTTATGCCAACGGGAAGCGCCGCTATCGATTTATGGGGCGTCAAACGCAGCAGCCTGGATCGTGAATTTGGCGCGTCAATGGTCGCCGTGGATGCTTCAACGGGGCGAGTCAAGTGGGTTTATCAGACGGTTCACAATGATCTATGGGATTTTGATGTACCGATGCAGCCTTCGTTCGTTAATTTCCCCAGCGCAGATGGCAAAAGTGTTCCTGCGTTAGTGTTCGGCACTAAGGCCGGGCAACTGTTCGTTCTCGATCGTGCAACCGGCAAGCCATTGACGAAAGTTGAAGAAAGGAAGGTTGATCAGGGGGAGATTCCCGACGAGGTGTATTCGCCGACACAACCGGTTTCCGTTGGTATGCCGCAAATCGGCGCCGATGTCCTGAAAGAATCGGATATGTGGGGGGCGACGCCATTCGACCAACTGCTATGCCGTATCCACTTCAAGTCGAAACGCTACAACGGGTTATTTACGCCGCCGGGCCACGATCCGTCACTTAATCTGCCGGGCTCTTTAGGGGGCATGAACTGGGGCGGGCTATCTACCGATCCGGTAAACAACTATCTATTCGTGAACGACATGCGCGTAGGGCTAGAGGTGCAACTTGTCCCGACGTCAGCGGCAGATCGGGGTAAAAAAAGTGATGGCAACGAAGCTGCCAGTATCAATCGCCCGGTGCCGCTGGACGGCACGCCTTACTCGGTTAACGCCAAAGTGCGTTTTATGTCGCCAATCGAAATCCCTTGTCAGAAACCCCCTTACGGCACGTTGACCGCGGTAGATTTAACAACGCAGAAAATTGTCTGGCAGGTGCCGGTCGGTACGGTGAAGGATACCGGGCCATTCGGCATCAAGATGGGGTTGCCGATCCCGATTGGTATGCCAACCATTGGTGGTACGCTTGCTACACAGGGCGGTTTGGTGTTTATCGCCTCGACGCAGGATTACTATCTGCGCGCTTTTGATAGTTCGACCGGCAAGGAGGTATGGAAAGCCCGTTTGCCAGTAGGAAGCCAAGGTACGCCTATCAGCTATAAGTCGCCGATCGATGGTAAACAATATGTTGTTATCTCAGCCGGTGGCGCACGTAACTCACCGGATCGCGGTGATTATGTGATTGCCTATCGGCTACCGTGA
- the hutX gene encoding heme utilization cystosolic carrier protein HutX codes for MTLNELLATNPDGTLEEIAEKYNTTLFAVVEALPAAQRTLVAGDRFDWVWDTISTWGEVTLISHTADAILEFKSELPTGTHRHGYFNLRGKNGLSGHIRATNCQHIAFIERKFMGMDTASVVFFNANGAAMFKIFLGRDSHRQLLSAQVEAFRTLARELQAEPV; via the coding sequence ATGACACTGAATGAATTACTGGCGACCAACCCTGATGGCACCTTGGAAGAGATCGCCGAAAAATATAATACTACGTTATTTGCCGTCGTTGAGGCGTTGCCTGCTGCACAGCGTACATTGGTGGCGGGCGATCGTTTCGATTGGGTGTGGGATACCATTTCAACCTGGGGCGAGGTGACGCTTATTAGCCACACGGCGGATGCGATTCTGGAATTTAAAAGCGAGTTACCGACCGGCACGCACCGCCATGGCTACTTTAATTTACGGGGTAAAAATGGCTTGAGTGGGCACATTCGTGCCACGAATTGTCAGCACATTGCCTTTATCGAGCGTAAGTTCATGGGGATGGACACGGCGTCCGTAGTGTTCTTTAATGCCAACGGTGCCGCGATGTTTAAAATTTTTCTTGGGCGAGACAGCCATCGCCAATTGCTGAGCGCCCAAGTTGAGGCGTTTCGCACGTTGGCGCGTGAATTACAAGCAGAGCCGGTATGA
- a CDS encoding YidH family protein, whose amino-acid sequence MTLGKQDKTPWWRQGKTPDYRFSLANERTFLAWIRTALAFLAGAVGIDQFTVHLDPLLRQGLALLLVVCAALLGSLAYRRWVSNEKAMRQESDMPYTLMLPIVTLFITLIALALAAMILIG is encoded by the coding sequence ATGACCTTAGGTAAACAGGATAAGACACCGTGGTGGCGCCAGGGGAAAACCCCGGATTACCGCTTTTCATTAGCGAATGAGCGTACCTTTCTGGCATGGATTCGCACCGCGCTGGCGTTTCTCGCGGGCGCAGTGGGTATCGACCAATTTACCGTACACCTCGATCCGCTGCTGCGTCAGGGGCTGGCTCTGCTACTGGTCGTTTGTGCGGCGCTGCTTGGCAGTCTGGCCTATCGTCGCTGGGTCAGTAATGAGAAAGCCATGCGCCAGGAAAGCGATATGCCATACACGCTAATGCTGCCGATCGTGACGCTATTCATCACGCTGATTGCCCTCGCGCTCGCCGCCATGATCCTGATCGGGTAG
- a CDS encoding DUF202 domain-containing protein produces the protein MATTRDPGLQPQRTGMAWSRTLFVMLINSLLCFRLAIADDSRVVFVIASLLLGVCALMSVLAVLRYRFDADSQLVLSRFSHGLIVLTSASTAIAALVLLLHFSGVA, from the coding sequence ATGGCGACGACTCGCGACCCAGGGTTACAGCCCCAGCGCACCGGTATGGCCTGGTCGCGTACATTGTTTGTGATGCTTATCAATAGCCTATTATGTTTTCGTCTGGCAATCGCAGACGACAGCCGTGTCGTTTTTGTCATCGCCAGTCTACTGTTAGGCGTTTGCGCCTTGATGTCGGTGCTGGCGGTGTTACGCTATCGCTTTGATGCCGATAGCCAGTTGGTGCTATCACGCTTTAGCCACGGGCTGATCGTGCTCACATCAGCGTCAACGGCGATCGCCGCACTGGTGCTACTGCTACATTTCAGCGGCGTGGCGTGA
- a CDS encoding NAD(P)H-binding protein has protein sequence MTWLLFGAGNGVGACLLQRAIECEQAVVLVLRNPEQAKHWREQGMTVVEGDACDPEIIAQACRVAGPSAIVVSTMGGGAVNYQGHRAVIDGAEQAGIKRMLLVTSLGCGDSWSLLSPRAKATFGLAVREKSLAECWLQSSTLDYCIVRPGGLLDVVATHNARLTQGAPTLGLVSRWDVALAVDQLLQQPVFGNRIYHLVDPDLVMPAIP, from the coding sequence ATGACATGGTTACTTTTTGGCGCGGGCAACGGGGTCGGTGCCTGTTTATTACAGCGCGCGATTGAGTGCGAGCAGGCGGTCGTACTCGTCTTGCGTAATCCTGAACAAGCTAAACACTGGCGTGAGCAGGGGATGACGGTGGTGGAAGGCGATGCCTGTGATCCGGAAATCATAGCGCAAGCCTGTCGTGTAGCCGGGCCATCTGCCATTGTGGTCTCGACGATGGGTGGCGGGGCGGTAAATTATCAGGGCCACCGCGCGGTGATCGATGGCGCAGAGCAGGCTGGCATTAAACGGATGCTGCTAGTGACCTCGCTGGGTTGTGGTGACAGTTGGTCGCTGTTATCGCCGCGCGCGAAAGCCACGTTTGGCTTAGCGGTACGCGAGAAGTCGCTGGCGGAATGCTGGTTGCAAAGCAGTACCTTGGATTATTGCATTGTACGCCCCGGTGGGCTGTTGGACGTGGTGGCGACGCACAATGCACGACTGACGCAAGGCGCGCCGACATTAGGGTTAGTGTCGCGCTGGGATGTGGCGCTGGCCGTTGATCAACTCCTGCAACAGCCCGTGTTTGGTAACCGCATTTACCATCTGGTCGATCCCGATCTCGTTATGCCTGCCATTCCCTAA
- a CDS encoding TonB-dependent receptor plug domain-containing protein: MNKKTTYRALFMLPAIYSSIINAATNDSFINHTNTGYSAENHSSINHDEITVVSVGRTEQNLWESPVTMQVIDNEKLSKFTGDSIAEALRDIPGVDITDSSLAGRKQIRIRGEEASRVLVLIDGQEVTYQRGGPN, encoded by the coding sequence ATGAATAAAAAGACGACTTATCGGGCGCTCTTTATGCTGCCTGCTATTTATAGCAGCATCATCAATGCGGCCACGAACGATTCATTTATCAATCATACCAACACGGGTTATTCAGCGGAAAATCACTCATCGATAAACCATGATGAAATAACCGTGGTGAGTGTAGGGAGAACGGAACAGAATTTATGGGAAAGCCCGGTCACAATGCAGGTGATCGATAATGAAAAACTGAGCAAATTTACCGGTGATTCAATTGCCGAAGCGCTACGCGATATTCCCGGCGTCGATATTACCGATAGTTCTTTAGCGGGTCGTAAACAAATACGTATTCGCGGGGAAGAAGCCTCACGCGTATTAGTATTAATTGACGGGCAGGAAGTCACCTATCAACGCGGCGGGCCGAATTAG
- a CDS encoding nitrate regulatory protein, translating to MTAEPSTTIRFLLASRQCELNSLRYLLQNGELVGKISQLVHLLQRERGTSNLFLCSKGRFFTDELALRENDVQAAQAHLMAHLLELEKMTAELPQASRLFSRVASVVYALGLLPALRLQIRQRRLPQPQAMTFFNDIIRNLLALVFEVSDTAADPEISRALIAMFSFMQGKELAGQERAIGAAAYATGSVDEEIRQKLLDLIERQERCFDTFWNFSDEENQQRWQVIAVDSEFERLRRIICTRSPLEKLSEADSLHWFSIATRRIDEMKQIEDALEQALMQHCRTRIAAAEKACSDQRADLEELMAQQENTDPGYSVFIAGHDVEGQHTQPGWLHSDGVSPQLGRSLLSLVQQQSRRLQALDHELTALRATLNERKQIDRAKGLLMQIRGLSEEEAYSTLRRMAMSQNKKLIDIATAMLSVADVFIDNP from the coding sequence ATGACGGCGGAGCCTTCAACGACCATTCGCTTTTTACTGGCTTCGCGTCAGTGTGAGCTCAACAGCCTGCGCTATCTGTTACAAAATGGCGAGTTAGTAGGGAAAATCAGCCAGCTTGTGCATTTATTACAGCGTGAACGAGGAACGTCCAACCTCTTTCTTTGTTCTAAGGGGCGATTTTTCACCGACGAATTGGCGCTACGTGAAAATGATGTGCAGGCGGCGCAAGCGCATTTGATGGCGCATCTGCTGGAGTTAGAAAAAATGACGGCGGAATTACCGCAGGCAAGCCGTCTGTTTAGCCGCGTGGCTAGTGTCGTTTATGCCTTGGGCCTCCTGCCTGCGTTACGCCTGCAGATCCGTCAGCGCAGGCTGCCTCAACCGCAAGCGATGACATTTTTCAATGACATCATCCGTAACCTGCTGGCGCTGGTGTTTGAAGTCTCGGATACGGCGGCCGATCCGGAGATCTCCCGTGCGCTGATTGCCATGTTCAGTTTTATGCAGGGTAAAGAACTGGCGGGGCAGGAACGTGCTATTGGCGCAGCGGCCTATGCCACGGGGAGTGTCGATGAGGAAATCCGGCAAAAGTTGCTGGATTTAATCGAACGGCAGGAGCGCTGTTTCGACACTTTTTGGAATTTTAGCGATGAGGAAAATCAGCAACGTTGGCAGGTTATTGCGGTAGATAGCGAGTTCGAACGCCTGCGCCGCATAATATGTACGCGCAGTCCGCTGGAAAAATTGTCTGAAGCCGATAGCCTGCATTGGTTTTCGATTGCCACGCGCCGCATCGATGAAATGAAACAAATAGAGGACGCGTTGGAGCAAGCACTGATGCAGCACTGCCGTACCCGCATCGCGGCGGCGGAAAAGGCATGCAGCGATCAGCGCGCCGATCTCGAAGAACTGATGGCGCAGCAGGAGAATACTGACCCCGGTTATTCGGTATTTATCGCCGGTCATGATGTAGAAGGTCAACATACGCAGCCCGGCTGGCTGCATAGCGACGGTGTCAGTCCACAGTTGGGGCGCTCGCTGTTATCACTGGTACAGCAACAATCTCGGCGCTTGCAGGCGTTGGATCATGAACTCACGGCGTTACGTGCCACGTTGAATGAAAGAAAACAGATCGATCGTGCCAAAGGGTTGCTGATGCAAATCCGCGGATTAAGTGAAGAAGAGGCCTACAGCACTCTGCGTCGCATGGCGATGAGCCAGAATAAAAAGCTGATTGATATCGCGACGGCGATGCTGTCGGTCGCTGATGTCTTCATCGATAACCCTTAA
- the hutW gene encoding heme anaerobic degradation radical SAM methyltransferase ChuW/HutW, producing the protein MTIDLTPYYAAPGDLPFSARHMAMPWRNHVPLAAEHIPAGWQALKQQTTPARKRLLYLHIPFCATHCTFCGFYQNKLRDDSTASYTRYLLQELAMEADSPLHQSAPIHAVYFGGGTPTALAAQELSQIIRAIRTSLPLAPDCEITVEGRAMDFDDARIDACLDAGANRFSIGIQTFDTRIRQRMARTSDKQQSIRFLERLCARDRAAVVCDLMFGLPDQTPDVWREDLAIVSDFPLDGVDLYALNLLPTTPLAKAAENQRVTLPDVVARRDFYRAGAAFLADAGWHQLSNSHWARTTRERNLYNLLIKQGADCLALGSGAGGNINGQAYMMERSLERYYQQIDQGQKPIMVMTPASATGPWQHQLQAGIEVGRVNLLQLTAHARELQPLLSQWHQAGLTCNDSTCLRLTNDGRFWANNLMQALQQIIPQLNAEAHRHQPEMQS; encoded by the coding sequence ATGACTATTGATTTGACGCCGTATTATGCTGCACCTGGCGATCTGCCTTTTAGCGCCCGGCATATGGCTATGCCCTGGCGCAACCATGTGCCGCTTGCAGCAGAACACATTCCGGCCGGCTGGCAGGCGCTAAAGCAGCAGACAACACCCGCGCGTAAGCGCCTGCTCTACCTGCACATTCCCTTTTGCGCGACGCACTGCACCTTCTGCGGTTTTTATCAAAACAAACTGCGTGATGACAGCACGGCAAGCTATACCCGTTATCTGTTGCAGGAATTGGCGATGGAAGCAGACAGCCCATTGCACCAGTCGGCGCCGATTCACGCGGTTTACTTTGGCGGCGGCACGCCAACGGCGCTGGCGGCGCAGGAACTGTCGCAGATTATTCGGGCAATCCGCACTTCTCTGCCGCTGGCGCCGGACTGTGAAATCACGGTCGAAGGGCGGGCGATGGATTTTGACGATGCACGTATTGACGCCTGTCTGGATGCCGGGGCGAATCGGTTTTCTATTGGGATACAGACGTTTGATACGCGGATTCGTCAGCGTATGGCGCGTACCTCGGATAAACAACAATCGATTCGCTTCCTTGAGCGTCTGTGCGCGCGGGACAGGGCTGCGGTGGTGTGTGATTTGATGTTTGGCCTGCCGGACCAAACGCCAGACGTCTGGCGCGAAGATCTGGCCATTGTCAGCGATTTCCCCTTAGACGGCGTCGATCTCTACGCACTCAACCTGTTACCGACAACGCCGCTGGCGAAAGCCGCCGAAAACCAGCGTGTCACATTGCCCGATGTGGTAGCGCGACGTGATTTTTATCGGGCTGGCGCAGCGTTTTTGGCTGACGCTGGCTGGCACCAACTCAGCAATAGCCATTGGGCGCGCACCACGCGCGAGCGCAATCTGTACAACCTGCTGATTAAACAAGGCGCAGACTGCCTGGCGCTGGGGAGCGGAGCCGGCGGCAATATAAATGGGCAAGCCTACATGATGGAACGCAGTCTGGAACGCTATTACCAGCAAATCGATCAGGGGCAAAAGCCGATCATGGTGATGACACCGGCCAGTGCAACCGGGCCGTGGCAGCACCAGCTTCAGGCGGGCATAGAGGTTGGGCGCGTCAACCTGCTCCAGCTTACCGCGCATGCCCGTGAGCTACAGCCGCTACTTAGCCAGTGGCATCAGGCAGGGCTGACCTGCAACGATTCCACCTGCCTGCGCCTGACGAACGATGGCCGCTTCTGGGCGAATAACCTGATGCAGGCACTACAACAAATTATCCCCCAGCTCAATGCCGAAGCGCATAGGCACCAACCGGAGATGCAATCATGA